Proteins encoded within one genomic window of Phototrophicus methaneseepsis:
- a CDS encoding DUF2085 domain-containing protein — protein MSDTQPQRRNSLGIRLNRALYRFAKNWHRFVIGFLSLLVAGVFAAPILMNLGLTGPATVLYTIYAPLCHQFGFRSIFIGGDQVFYPREDAHSGLKPYEDYVLNDPEFAEDYAYWYEFSYRQPLERGLVAEDVETFTLPLQLASKAFPGNEQMGYKSAVCQRDVAIYTGMLVFMIVYTLPFVRPRLRPLPFLLFVVMGIGPIGIDGFSQLLSYPPFEWLPIRETLPGFRLATGFLFGFMGGWLAFPLLELNMRDIRRQVVRKFQKAGIPLEASRER, from the coding sequence ATGAGTGATACGCAGCCCCAACGCCGTAACAGCCTTGGCATTCGCCTGAATCGTGCTTTGTACCGCTTTGCCAAAAACTGGCATCGCTTTGTGATTGGCTTCTTGAGTTTGCTGGTGGCGGGTGTTTTCGCCGCGCCCATCCTCATGAACCTGGGCCTGACAGGGCCTGCTACAGTCCTCTATACGATTTATGCGCCCCTATGCCATCAATTTGGCTTCCGCTCGATCTTCATCGGCGGCGATCAAGTCTTTTACCCGCGGGAAGATGCACATTCTGGCCTCAAGCCCTACGAAGATTACGTCCTGAACGACCCGGAATTCGCTGAAGATTATGCTTACTGGTACGAATTTAGCTATCGTCAGCCCCTTGAGCGTGGCCTTGTGGCAGAAGATGTCGAAACCTTCACGCTGCCGCTGCAATTGGCTTCTAAGGCGTTCCCTGGCAATGAGCAGATGGGCTATAAATCGGCTGTATGCCAGCGTGATGTCGCTATCTATACCGGTATGCTGGTCTTTATGATCGTCTATACACTACCTTTCGTCCGTCCACGCTTACGCCCGCTGCCCTTCTTGCTCTTTGTGGTTATGGGTATAGGGCCTATTGGCATTGATGGCTTTAGCCAGCTTTTGAGCTATCCGCCTTTTGAGTGGCTGCCTATCCGCGAGACGCTGCCAGGCTTCAGGTTAGCGACGGGCTTCTTGTTTGGGTTTATGGGCGGCTGGCTGGCATTCCCCTTGCTGGAACTGAACATGCGGGATATTCGCCGCCAGGTGGTGCGCAAATTCCAGAAAGCCGGGATTCCGCTGGAAGCATCGCGCGAGCGTTGA